A region of Zeugodacus cucurbitae isolate PBARC_wt_2022May chromosome 5, idZeuCucr1.2, whole genome shotgun sequence DNA encodes the following proteins:
- the Bbox1_0 gene encoding gamma-butyrobetaine dioxygenase, producing MIAPAFSMLPRVARSSVVHLQKVVRRHLSASVEEGKYVVVQRYKTSDNATMKFPSVWLRDNCYCEQCFHQSSKSRRIDWDRFDTEVLALDVQVDSVAEQVVVKWSDQHTSTYDLKWLREREFHDERRQQYLDSFYRPKPKHWAGQQFREITETFKFQDVMHTDDALQQWLEALAVRGVAIIEDAPLEKTVVRQLADRVGFIRRTTYGEEFIVQAKPGAKNYAYLSDPLPLHTDLPYYEYKPSVNILHCMVQSKSEGGSNLLVDGFHIADRLRAEHPTDYRILTEMRVDWNDIGSEDGRSFHNIWRAPVICLDSDGNYTRINHSVPQRDSHFSVPLHAVIPWYQAYAKFVRLARRDAFAFKTKPGDVLTFNNIRLLHGRTGYDDSEQNVRYIVGAYLDWDIIYSKLRVLKSAQAESSSPQQQ from the exons ATGATCGCGCCCGCTTTCAGTATGTTGCCGCGTGTCGCGCGCTCTTCCGTCGTTCATTTACAAAAAGTAGTGCGCCGTCATTTGAGTGCCTCCGTGGAGGAGGGTAAATATGTTGTGGTGCAACGGTATAAAACGTCTGATAATGCAACTATGAAATTTCCCAGTGTTTGGCTACGTGACAATTGTTACTGTGAGCAGTGCTTCCATCAGAGTTCAAAGTCGCGTCGCATCGATTGGGATCGCTTCGATACTGAAGTGCTGGCGCTCGATGTTCAG GTTGATTCGGTTGCTGAGCAAGTTGTGGTTAAGTGGAGTGATCAGCATACTTCTACATATGATCTGAAGTGGCTGCGCGAGCGTGAATTTCATGATGAGCGCAGACAACAGTATTTGGATAGTTTTTATCGGCCAAAACCCAAGCATTGGGCTGGCCAGCAATTCAGAGAAATTACGGAAACTTTCAAATTTCAAGATGTAATGCACACAGATGATG CTCTACAGCAATGGCTTGAGGCTCTAGCGGTACGCGGTGTGGCGATCATAGAAGATGCGCCACTCGAAAAGACAGTCGTGAGACAACTAGCGGACCGCGTGGGTTTCATACGACGCACCACATATGG CGAAGAGTTCATTGTGCAGGCGAAACCAGGCGCTAAGAATTACGCCTACCTCTCCGATCCGCTGCCACTGCACACGGACCTGCCCTACTATGAATACAAGCCTAGCGTGAATATATTGCATTGCATGGTGCAATCGAAGTCGGAAGGCGGCAGTAATCTGTTGGTCGACGGATTTCACATAGCCGATCGGCTGCGCGCCGAACACCCAACGGATTACCGTATACTAACGGAGATGCGGGTCGATTGGAATGATATCGGTAGTGAGGATGGGCGGAGTTTTCATAATATCTGGCGTGCACCGGTGATATG TTTAGACAGTGACGGAAATTACACGCGTATAAATCACAGCGTTCCCCAGCGCGACAGTCATTTCTCCGTGCCGCTGCACGCCGTCATACCCTGGTACCAGGCCTATGCCAAGTTTGTGCGTTTGGCGCGCCGCGACGCTTTTGCATTTAAAACGAAACCCGGCGACGTTTTGACTTTCAATAATATTCGTCTGTTGCACGGCCGCACCGGGTATGATGACTCCGAACAGAATGTACGGTACATTGTGGGCGCCTACCTCGACTGGGACATCATCTATTCGAAGTTGCGCGTATTGAAGAGCGCACAGGCGGAAAGCAGCTCGCCGCAACAGCAGTAG